CGCAGGTAGAGGCCTGAGTCCGATTTTTGGTGTTATGGAAGGCTGGAGAAGCGTGATTGCTAACCCCGTTTTTAGAGGATCATCGAGCTTCTTTGCTACGAAGGTCTTCGCTGGTGGTGTTGTTGTCATGGGTAATGCCGCTGACAATACTGCCCTGATGAATTTCGGGGGGCTATTGCTGTCTGATACATTTGAAGGTCAGCTGTGGCTGGTAATCGTTGCGCTTGTCTTGACTTTTGTGGGCTTCATATTCTCCTATCTTAGCGTGAAACACCTTGGATACTTCTTCGTTATCCTCGGAATTGTCAACATCGCCGCACTTATTGTGTCGGACATTGTAATGCTGATGAATCCGATGACGGAGACTATCTGGAATAGCGTGTTTGACGCCACAGAAAATCAGTATGATGCGATTATGGCTGGAATTGATACCGCGCCCTTCGAGACTCTCGATTGGGGTGCCGTAGGTGCAGCGTTGGTGACTGCCATCGGTATCATGTGGCCGTATCTGATCATGCCGGTTGCTGGAGAAGTCTCACAACCCAGTAAGAACATTCCTCTAAGTACTGTTGGTGGTGTTATCGGAATCGGTGCCACATTCCTGTTGTCAACATTCGCTCTGGAGTACTGCATGGGTAATTTCCTTTATGCGGAGATTGCTTCAGGCGTTGTATTCCCAGGCTTTGGTAACTTTGCGGCTGTGATTCTTGGTAACAGTCCTCTTGCGTGGTTCGTTGTTCTTTCGCCATTGTATGCGAGCATCCTTGACTCACCTAGTAACGCGTTGTGGGTTACAAGGCCATTCCATGCTATGGCAATGGACAGACTCTGCCCCGAGGCCTTCGCCAAGGTGCATCCCAAGTATCACGTACCACACATCTCTCTCTATT
Above is a window of Candidatus Thorarchaeota archaeon DNA encoding:
- a CDS encoding APC family permease, giving the protein MSDEEELLFVRESSGLVKEVGSAFALILPIALTLGPYFHYVAPQISTWFPGAHLTPTFAVGTFAILFEGVGTMILMLSMPRSGASYHFAGRGLSPIFGVMEGWRSVIANPVFRGSSSFFATKVFAGGVVVMGNAADNTALMNFGGLLLSDTFEGQLWLVIVALVLTFVGFIFSYLSVKHLGYFFVILGIVNIAALIVSDIVMLMNPMTETIWNSVFDATENQYDAIMAGIDTAPFETLDWGAVGAALVTAIGIMWPYLIMPVAGEVSQPSKNIPLSTVGGVIGIGATFLLSTFALEYCMGNFLYAEIASGVVFPGFGNFAAVILGNSPLAWFVVLSPLYASILDSPSNALWVTRPFHAMAMDRLCPEAFAKVHPKYHVPHISLYFWLIIQIVMVVMSLFFDIYVAIGVAFTYVFIRWQFALVEVSLPYYRPHLWERSGAWEIAGFPIVSIAGLVSGAIFFYAVVSFVPSSGVAFETLFTVGLYTFAQLMYIYYGRQLKADGIDMAAIFGQLPPE